One Brachyspira pilosicoli P43/6/78 genomic window carries:
- a CDS encoding rubrerythrin family protein: protein MAVKSLEEVLFSIFQGESNAANKYSQFSKASKNPAVQKVFSTTALAERIHAEKMRKLALRSSLDMTKFVPQLLDVEIADDKSNLEVAIKGEVYESTILYPQLAEVMLEQQNKLVSSTVTSLGKVEVEHAKLFELIKAQFLNTNTEISLYLCPNCGNIYIDKFPETCETCGGSSRMFQKY, encoded by the coding sequence ATGGCTGTAAAATCTCTTGAAGAAGTTTTATTTTCTATTTTTCAAGGGGAATCTAATGCTGCTAATAAATATTCTCAGTTTTCTAAGGCATCTAAAAATCCGGCTGTTCAAAAAGTATTTTCTACTACAGCATTAGCAGAGCGAATACATGCTGAAAAAATGAGAAAGTTAGCATTAAGAAGTTCCTTAGATATGACTAAGTTTGTTCCTCAATTACTTGACGTTGAAATTGCAGATGATAAAAGTAATTTAGAAGTAGCTATTAAAGGGGAAGTATACGAATCTACTATTTTGTATCCTCAATTAGCTGAGGTTATGCTAGAGCAACAAAATAAATTAGTAAGCTCAACAGTTACTTCACTTGGTAAGGTAGAGGTAGAACATGCTAAATTATTTGAGTTAATTAAAGCTCAGTTTTTAAATACAAATACTGAAATCTCTTTATATTTATGTCCTAACTGCGGAAACATTTATATTGATAAATTCCCAGAGACATGTGAAACTTGCGGAGGTTCATCTAGAATGTTCCAAAAATATTAA
- a CDS encoding ribonuclease J: MNNNDKIRIIPLGGVQEIGMNMTVIEYGDEVLIVDCGFMFPKYHMLGIDYVIPDTSYLEDKNIVGLVLTHGHEDHIGAIPHFLRKFPDIQIYGSRLTAAFLRAKLNDYKNEYKDVNIYELEPRNKIKIGMNFDIEFIRVNHSIPDGVGVAITTPLGVIIHTGDFKVDLNPTTDKFIDLYKFAEYGENGVLLLLADSTNCHKNGFSMSESVVQNTMTPLFAYEDGMIIVAVFASSIERIQDLVTAAKINNKYVAFSGRSLLKYTKIAQEMGYLNLYDIVIPIDKLNRYPREKIVCITTGTQGEPYSSLSLIAAEAHKHIKVEDGDMVIFSSSVIPGNEMSVTRMINNLYDLGAKMVGEDKKLLHVSGHASSEDLKLMYRLVKPKYFIPIHGEKRHLISHIKLVEELNGLNSKGFLLYNGNVLEIDSSLEAKIAEPIEIRNIYVDGKGVGDLEDSIFFDREQLSLNGVVVANVVAKKNKTGNYDINIDIESKGFTYNGAEKSSIITKNEELIKEGKNSATEAVRKLLNRNKRTPSTIKYEVREALRKKFIQIIGREPVIFVSLYIDNVYIEVEENNTEEEICTNKTTKSKKIIHKKKVRNIQIAAKKPKKKKIKKAKDL; encoded by the coding sequence ATGAACAATAATGATAAGATAAGAATCATACCTTTAGGCGGCGTACAAGAAATTGGTATGAATATGACTGTTATAGAGTATGGAGATGAAGTATTAATAGTTGATTGCGGATTTATGTTTCCTAAATATCATATGCTTGGTATAGATTATGTAATACCTGATACTTCATATTTGGAAGATAAAAATATAGTTGGATTAGTATTAACTCATGGACATGAAGACCATATAGGAGCTATACCTCATTTCTTAAGAAAATTTCCTGATATACAAATTTATGGTTCAAGATTAACAGCAGCATTTTTAAGAGCTAAATTAAATGACTATAAAAATGAATATAAAGATGTTAATATTTATGAATTAGAGCCTAGAAATAAAATAAAAATAGGAATGAACTTTGATATAGAGTTTATAAGAGTTAATCATAGTATACCTGACGGTGTTGGTGTTGCTATCACTACTCCTCTTGGTGTTATAATACATACAGGAGATTTCAAAGTTGATTTAAATCCTACTACAGATAAGTTTATAGACCTTTATAAGTTTGCGGAATATGGTGAAAATGGTGTTTTGCTTCTTTTAGCAGATTCTACAAACTGTCATAAAAATGGTTTTTCTATGAGTGAGAGCGTTGTTCAAAACACAATGACGCCACTATTTGCATATGAAGACGGTATGATAATTGTTGCTGTTTTTGCAAGCAGTATTGAGAGAATACAGGATTTGGTAACTGCTGCTAAGATTAACAATAAATATGTTGCTTTTTCTGGAAGAAGTTTACTTAAATATACAAAGATAGCACAAGAGATGGGATATTTAAATCTATATGATATAGTGATACCTATAGATAAATTAAACAGATACCCAAGAGAAAAAATTGTATGTATCACAACAGGAACACAGGGAGAGCCTTACTCTTCTCTTTCATTGATAGCTGCTGAGGCTCATAAGCATATAAAAGTAGAAGACGGAGATATGGTAATATTTTCTTCTAGTGTTATACCTGGTAATGAAATGTCTGTTACAAGAATGATTAACAATCTCTATGACCTTGGAGCTAAAATGGTTGGTGAGGATAAAAAACTTCTTCATGTATCTGGGCATGCTTCAAGTGAAGATTTGAAACTTATGTACAGACTAGTAAAACCAAAATACTTTATACCTATTCACGGAGAGAAAAGACATTTAATTAGTCATATAAAATTAGTAGAAGAGCTTAATGGGCTTAATTCTAAAGGTTTTCTGCTTTATAATGGTAATGTACTTGAAATAGATAGTTCTTTAGAAGCAAAAATCGCTGAGCCTATAGAGATAAGAAATATTTATGTTGATGGTAAGGGTGTTGGAGATTTGGAAGATAGCATATTCTTCGATAGAGAACAATTATCATTAAACGGTGTTGTTGTTGCTAATGTAGTTGCCAAAAAAAATAAAACTGGAAATTATGATATAAACATAGATATAGAAAGTAAAGGTTTTACATATAATGGAGCAGAAAAATCTTCTATAATAACTAAAAACGAAGAGCTTATTAAAGAAGGTAAAAACTCTGCAACAGAAGCAGTTAGAAAATTACTTAATAGAAATAAAAGAACACCTTCTACTATTAAATATGAAGTGCGTGAAGCTTTAAGAAAGAAGTTTATACAGATAATAGGAAGAGAGCCTGTTATATTCGTATCACTTTATATAGATAATGTTTATATAGAGGTAGAAGAAAATAATACAGAGGAGGAAATATGTACGAACAAGACAACCAAGAGCAAGAAAATAATACACAAGAAGAAAGTAAGGAATATACAAATAGCAGCAAAGAAACCGAAAAAAAAGAAAATAAAGAAAGCAAAAGATTTATAA
- the sppA gene encoding signal peptide peptidase SppA — MYEQDNQEQENNTQEESKEYTNSSKETEKKENKESKRFIIFSLLILISIIIGIISVFSKPQNKIASVIIKGKEANINTIQNKEGIAIIDLVGVISHVARKNSLGIEEKSVTEKLIDDFEYYMKDDNVKAIVLQVDSPGGALTSCEEALKYLQELKKKYPKPIVASFRSMAASGGYYISMIADKIYANESTLTGSIGVISQFVNVSSLMDKYGIKMYTIKSGRNKDSLSPFREPREDELAYWQDMTYEFVAQFTNVVETARGDKIKGNREDLFDGRVFSGKRALEVGLIDNIGTLKDAIKDAAEMAEIKDEEPYIIKRPENKNFINLILSSMPFVYKPQALIPYEELINTKYVGVPMYIYLPNYIGE; from the coding sequence ATGTACGAACAAGACAACCAAGAGCAAGAAAATAATACACAAGAAGAAAGTAAGGAATATACAAATAGCAGCAAAGAAACCGAAAAAAAAGAAAATAAAGAAAGCAAAAGATTTATAATATTTTCTTTATTAATACTAATTTCTATAATCATAGGTATTATTTCTGTATTCAGTAAACCTCAAAATAAAATTGCATCTGTTATTATAAAAGGAAAAGAAGCTAATATTAATACTATACAAAATAAAGAAGGTATTGCTATTATAGATTTGGTAGGCGTAATATCGCATGTGGCAAGAAAAAATTCACTTGGAATAGAAGAAAAATCTGTAACAGAAAAATTAATTGATGACTTTGAATATTATATGAAAGATGATAATGTAAAAGCCATAGTATTACAGGTAGACAGCCCAGGAGGAGCTTTAACTTCTTGCGAAGAGGCATTAAAATATTTACAGGAATTAAAGAAAAAATATCCAAAGCCAATAGTAGCTTCATTTAGAAGTATGGCAGCAAGCGGAGGATATTATATTTCTATGATAGCTGATAAAATATATGCCAATGAATCAACACTCACTGGAAGCATAGGCGTAATATCTCAGTTTGTTAATGTATCTAGCTTAATGGACAAATATGGAATAAAAATGTATACAATAAAAAGCGGAAGAAATAAAGATTCATTATCTCCGTTTAGAGAGCCTAGAGAAGATGAGCTTGCTTATTGGCAGGATATGACTTATGAGTTTGTAGCTCAGTTTACTAATGTTGTAGAGACTGCAAGAGGAGACAAAATTAAAGGCAATAGAGAAGATTTATTTGACGGAAGAGTATTTAGCGGAAAAAGAGCTTTAGAAGTAGGTTTAATTGATAATATTGGTACACTTAAAGATGCAATAAAAGATGCTGCCGAAATGGCTGAAATAAAAGATGAAGAGCCTTATATTATAAAAAGACCGGAAAATAAAAACTTTATAAACCTAATATTATCAAGCATGCCTTTTGTTTATAAACCACAGGCTTTGATACCTTATGAGGAATTAATAAATACTAAATATGTAGGTGTTCCTATGTATATTTATCTTCCTAATTATATTGGAGAGTAA
- a CDS encoding LptF/LptG family permease: MKKIKKYIILEAIGPFIAGVLFFTFIFVIQLLPELFKLILNNGAPIWTSLEIFVYMLPFNVAITIPMSILMAGIMGYGRLSSDNEIIVMRALGFSHMRIYAPIIILGFFTFLFSLFFNNVVMTESNYRYRALFSYIINIRPSIAVGKLEFAYISDINLSIGAYYSDNNGMSNVVIYDGNSQARRIITAKSGKWKNNEANSKVITLTLYDGIVQEMPVYGFVSNDFTVFDAMDINIVRNVSKLNDHERGLREIPAWEIRKKINNTLSSSLETVTNQISNMILMAYSNSFITNLDGATNIILTNANVSLSSFSNTYVTTNYAELDRLIKTAEKESVPYFYYVEFHKFISIPAACLFMVFIGAPLGIVGKRSGRGFGFGLSVIVVVVYYILITVAEIIAGNRKVPGFVAMWFPNIVLAVIGGFLMIRSFFSKGK; encoded by the coding sequence ATGAAGAAGATAAAGAAATATATTATATTAGAAGCTATAGGTCCTTTTATAGCAGGAGTGCTTTTTTTTACATTTATATTTGTAATACAGCTTTTACCAGAATTATTTAAGCTTATATTAAACAATGGGGCACCTATATGGACTTCTTTAGAGATATTTGTTTATATGCTTCCATTTAACGTAGCAATCACTATACCAATGTCTATACTAATGGCTGGTATTATGGGGTATGGAAGACTTTCTTCTGATAATGAAATAATAGTAATGCGTGCTTTAGGTTTTTCTCATATGAGAATATATGCACCTATTATTATACTTGGATTTTTTACTTTCTTATTTTCTTTGTTTTTTAATAATGTTGTAATGACTGAATCAAATTATAGATATAGGGCTTTATTTTCTTATATTATTAATATAAGACCTTCTATAGCAGTTGGTAAATTAGAGTTTGCTTATATATCAGACATTAATTTATCGATTGGGGCATACTATAGTGATAATAACGGAATGTCTAATGTTGTTATTTATGATGGTAATTCTCAGGCTAGAAGAATTATTACTGCTAAAAGCGGAAAGTGGAAAAACAATGAGGCTAATTCTAAAGTTATAACATTAACTCTATATGACGGAATAGTTCAAGAGATGCCTGTATATGGATTTGTAAGCAATGACTTTACTGTCTTTGATGCTATGGATATTAATATAGTGAGGAATGTCAGTAAATTAAATGACCATGAAAGAGGACTTAGAGAAATACCAGCATGGGAGATAAGAAAAAAAATTAATAATACTTTATCTAGCTCACTTGAAACTGTAACAAATCAAATAAGCAATATGATATTAATGGCATATTCAAACTCATTTATAACTAATTTAGACGGTGCAACAAACATAATATTAACAAATGCAAATGTATCTCTTAGCTCTTTTTCAAATACATATGTAACAACAAATTATGCTGAACTGGATAGATTAATAAAAACTGCTGAAAAAGAATCTGTGCCATATTTTTATTACGTAGAGTTTCATAAATTTATATCAATACCAGCTGCTTGTTTGTTTATGGTATTTATTGGAGCTCCTTTGGGTATAGTTGGTAAAAGAAGCGGTAGAGGCTTTGGATTTGGTCTTTCTGTAATAGTAGTAGTAGTATATTATATATTAATTACTGTAGCAGAAATTATAGCAGGAAACAGAAAAGTGCCTGGATTTGTTGCTATGTGGTTTCCAAATATAGTATTGGCCGTCATAGGAGGATTTCTTATGATACGCTCATTCTTTAGTAAAGGAAAATAA
- a CDS encoding 6-bladed beta-propeller has translation MLTVSLSYPLDKTPYYVNTDSYDSYRELIRGVHYYNQERYDAAIASFRTSLNTNPMDKFIRYWYSRALYKAGYMNLAINEWMNITRMGYQDPIILSKINKYYTANVAEETKDTLSNFIYLKNFSTNANFLKNINQPIQIEMAEDGTLYVLDYSDSSLKQFDVNGNLIRKISNGKRLEEQQNSWWRKAIQFVTRVYPYEKLENPRGFTIDNDGYIYIANTKRDKIFKYDNNGNYITNIGNTGISNGQLLGPSSLYADNGGRLYVSDTGNNRIVVFDVNGNYLDSFGKMGENDGEFFSPAGIVVDNNYIYVADMGNKRVQKFDLNGNYISTIKHELFNEPRGLSFASDGNLFIADGSRVYYYDINNDIFTLFNNSERYTATPTSVTEDANKSIYLTDFLSGRIDVYTRKEEYYANLDVFIDREYLNKYPVVVASVTVRDRLTNPIVGLTAENFEVIENDNIYAKVGMYDAPELHEYRFIFLIEDSAAAKPYESRIKEEISNFTLSLTNNDEVMVIHYNDEVYKSDGYSAANLRILENANNFRFVGGISALDNAYYEAIRLSANSFKKTAIINFSVSDPDDTVFSMMDFTDLYNYAKNNAVSLNQVYIGVNKTNYFYDLMTKSTYGYSINADNSINYANELMNIKNINFGRYFIYFNSFKNNLEKGQYRSLKVRVNYRDMFGEEESGFILP, from the coding sequence TTGTTAACTGTATCGCTTTCATACCCCTTAGACAAAACCCCGTATTATGTAAACACAGATAGCTACGACTCCTACAGAGAATTAATCAGAGGTGTACATTATTATAATCAAGAACGTTATGATGCAGCAATAGCTAGCTTTAGAACTTCTCTTAATACAAATCCAATGGATAAGTTTATTAGATATTGGTATAGCAGAGCTTTATATAAGGCTGGATATATGAATCTTGCTATTAATGAATGGATGAATATTACTAGAATGGGTTATCAAGACCCTATAATACTTTCTAAAATTAATAAATATTATACTGCAAATGTTGCCGAAGAGACTAAAGATACTTTAAGCAATTTTATTTATCTTAAAAACTTCTCTACAAATGCTAATTTCTTAAAAAATATTAATCAGCCTATACAAATAGAAATGGCTGAAGACGGTACTTTGTATGTATTAGATTATAGCGATTCTTCATTAAAGCAATTTGATGTAAACGGAAACTTAATAAGAAAAATATCAAATGGCAAAAGATTGGAAGAGCAGCAAAATAGTTGGTGGAGAAAGGCTATACAGTTTGTAACAAGAGTTTATCCTTATGAGAAATTAGAAAATCCTAGAGGATTCACTATTGATAATGACGGATATATATATATAGCAAACACTAAAAGAGATAAAATATTTAAATATGATAATAACGGAAATTATATTACAAATATAGGAAACACTGGCATAAGCAATGGTCAGCTTCTTGGTCCTTCTTCATTATATGCTGATAATGGAGGAAGGCTATATGTATCTGATACTGGAAATAATAGAATTGTAGTGTTTGATGTTAATGGAAATTATTTAGATAGTTTTGGAAAGATGGGTGAGAATGATGGAGAGTTCTTTTCTCCTGCGGGTATAGTTGTTGATAATAATTATATTTATGTTGCGGATATGGGTAATAAGAGAGTACAGAAATTCGATTTAAATGGCAATTATATTTCTACTATTAAGCATGAGTTGTTTAATGAGCCTAGAGGATTATCTTTTGCTTCTGATGGAAATTTGTTTATAGCTGATGGAAGCAGGGTGTATTATTATGATATAAATAATGATATTTTTACTTTGTTTAATAATTCTGAGAGATATACTGCTACTCCTACATCTGTAACTGAAGATGCTAATAAGAGTATTTATCTTACAGACTTTTTATCTGGAAGAATAGATGTTTATACAAGAAAAGAAGAGTATTATGCTAATTTAGATGTATTTATTGACAGAGAATATTTAAATAAATATCCTGTTGTTGTTGCTTCTGTAACTGTACGCGACAGACTTACTAATCCTATTGTTGGTCTTACTGCTGAGAACTTTGAAGTTATAGAAAATGATAATATATACGCTAAAGTTGGAATGTATGATGCTCCGGAGCTTCATGAGTATAGGTTTATATTCCTTATTGAAGACAGTGCTGCTGCTAAACCTTATGAAAGTAGAATAAAAGAAGAGATTAGTAATTTTACTTTGAGTTTAACTAATAATGATGAAGTAATGGTTATACATTATAATGATGAGGTTTATAAATCTGACGGATATTCTGCTGCTAATTTAAGAATATTAGAAAATGCTAATAATTTTAGATTTGTAGGCGGTATATCAGCTTTAGATAATGCTTATTATGAGGCTATTAGACTTTCTGCAAATAGTTTTAAGAAGACTGCTATCATTAACTTCTCAGTAAGCGACCCTGATGATACTGTATTTTCTATGATGGATTTTACAGACCTATATAACTATGCTAAAAATAATGCTGTTTCATTGAATCAAGTTTATATTGGAGTTAATAAAACAAATTATTTCTATGATTTAATGACTAAATCTACTTATGGCTATAGTATAAATGCTGACAATTCTATTAATTATGCTAATGAACTTATGAATATAAAAAATATTAATTTTGGAAGATATTTTATTTATTTCAATAGCTTTAAAAATAATTTAGAAAAAGGTCAGTATAGGTCATTAAAGGTGAGAGTTAATTATAGAGATATGTTTGGTGAAGAGGAATCTGGATTTATATTGCCTTAA
- a CDS encoding lytic transglycosylase domain-containing protein, which produces MIEAVQRIHVRIGEIQERFNQLGFAPLNTTPPTKPFSEHLNEAIAENSVKNNSQLDNINKTDNVAATVEASNKKINTSNNEAFNGKISFGVYDDASNSFSKALNAYKKASFPSTYDDIIKEASTKYSVPEDLIKAVIKQESNYMPNAVSHKGAIGLMQIMPSTGVGLGVTDKEMLKDPYTNIMAGTKYLSQMLNRYDGRLDLSLSAYNAGPSLVDKLQRIPNIDETKNYVKNIIGYIK; this is translated from the coding sequence ATGATAGAGGCAGTACAAAGAATACATGTTAGAATAGGGGAGATTCAAGAGAGATTTAATCAATTAGGTTTTGCTCCGCTTAATACAACTCCTCCTACAAAGCCTTTTTCTGAGCATTTAAATGAAGCTATTGCAGAAAACTCTGTAAAAAATAATAGTCAATTAGATAATATAAATAAAACTGATAATGTTGCAGCAACTGTAGAAGCAAGCAATAAAAAAATAAATACTAGTAATAACGAAGCATTTAATGGTAAAATTTCTTTTGGTGTATATGATGATGCCAGCAATAGTTTTTCTAAAGCTTTAAATGCCTATAAAAAAGCATCTTTCCCATCAACTTATGATGATATCATTAAAGAAGCTTCTACTAAATATTCTGTACCTGAAGATTTAATTAAGGCAGTTATAAAGCAAGAATCAAACTATATGCCTAATGCTGTTAGCCACAAGGGAGCTATTGGTTTAATGCAGATAATGCCTTCTACAGGAGTTGGTCTTGGAGTAACTGATAAAGAGATGCTTAAAGACCCTTATACTAATATAATGGCTGGTACTAAATATTTATCACAAATGCTAAATAGATATGACGGCAGATTAGATTTATCTTTATCTGCTTATAATGCGGGTCCTTCTTTGGTAGATAAATTACAAAGAATACCTAATATAGATGAAACTAAAAATTATGTTAAAAATATTATAGGCTATATAAAGTAA
- a CDS encoding flagellar FliJ family protein produces MKRFDFKLEPLYKLRKNIEKKKQAEVAEVSALYNKEKEGKDNCILKINDGIKIVDSIEDTSEMINMSIYLGEYMLALNSQIAIHDRKMSEIGIELRKRQNVLQEATRQRRAVEILKEKKLLEYKKLMNKEEQSKLDEWKNDYYVN; encoded by the coding sequence ATGAAGAGATTTGATTTTAAACTTGAGCCTTTATATAAACTTAGAAAAAACATAGAGAAAAAAAAACAGGCCGAAGTTGCGGAGGTTTCTGCTTTATATAACAAAGAAAAAGAGGGTAAAGATAATTGCATTTTAAAAATAAATGACGGTATAAAAATAGTAGACTCTATTGAAGACACTAGCGAGATGATTAATATGAGTATTTATTTGGGAGAATATATGCTTGCTTTAAACTCTCAAATAGCAATACATGATAGGAAGATGTCTGAAATAGGAATTGAGCTTAGAAAAAGACAGAATGTTTTACAAGAGGCTACTAGACAGAGAAGGGCTGTTGAAATATTGAAAGAGAAAAAATTGTTGGAATATAAAAAGTTAATGAATAAAGAAGAGCAGTCTAAATTAGATGAATGGAAAAATGACTATTATGTCAATTAA
- a CDS encoding FliI/YscN family ATPase, whose translation MFEGGKIEGEREHSFREIHDSFDKYRKVVDDVAMLKFCGKVKEVIGSLVVSEGPFAKLGDICRIYKNDDTYIDAEVIGFRNQDVLLSTYGSVNGITFGNMVYSFDKPLSIICSEKILGTVLNGMGKPLSGGGHKFYETPIPINHTSVNPLNRPRIKKNIQTGVRAIDGLLTVGKGQRMAIMSGTGVGKSTLLSMIARNTNADVNVIALIGERRREVLDFIERDLGEEGLKRSVVVVATSDDAPLLRVRAAYTATTIAEYFRDQGKDVMFMVDSVTRFALAQREIGLSRGEPPTTRGYTPSVFSELAQLLERTGTSSKGTITAFYNVLVEGDDLDEPITDAVRGILDGHIVLSRDLANRGHFPAIDINKSISRIMNEVVSNMHKKAAREFLKMSADYNEVKELIMIGGYAKGSMPEVDRAIEYKPLMDRYLQQDMYELSSFADSKENLLSMFYSKNEIEEDLLNNGDVKSANDYKEISDNVKQEDSVVIL comes from the coding sequence ATGTTTGAAGGCGGAAAAATAGAGGGTGAGAGAGAGCATTCTTTTAGAGAGATACATGACTCTTTTGACAAATACAGAAAGGTTGTTGATGATGTTGCAATGCTCAAGTTTTGCGGTAAGGTAAAAGAGGTTATAGGTTCTCTTGTTGTGAGTGAAGGTCCTTTTGCAAAGCTTGGAGATATTTGCCGTATATACAAAAATGATGATACATATATAGATGCTGAAGTTATAGGGTTTAGAAATCAAGATGTTTTACTTTCTACTTACGGAAGTGTAAACGGTATTACTTTTGGAAATATGGTTTATTCTTTTGATAAGCCTTTATCTATTATTTGTTCTGAGAAGATTTTAGGTACTGTATTAAATGGTATGGGTAAGCCTTTAAGCGGCGGCGGACATAAATTTTATGAAACTCCTATACCTATAAATCATACTTCTGTAAATCCATTAAATAGACCAAGAATTAAAAAGAATATACAAACAGGTGTACGTGCTATAGACGGGCTTCTTACCGTTGGCAAGGGTCAGCGTATGGCTATAATGAGCGGTACGGGTGTTGGTAAATCTACGCTTTTATCTATGATAGCAAGAAACACTAATGCTGATGTTAATGTTATTGCATTAATTGGTGAGAGAAGAAGAGAGGTATTAGATTTTATAGAAAGAGACCTTGGAGAAGAGGGCTTAAAAAGAAGTGTAGTTGTTGTTGCTACTAGCGATGATGCTCCGCTTTTAAGAGTACGTGCTGCATATACTGCTACTACAATAGCCGAATATTTTAGAGACCAAGGCAAAGATGTTATGTTTATGGTGGACTCTGTAACTCGTTTTGCTTTAGCTCAAAGAGAGATAGGGCTTTCTAGAGGTGAGCCTCCTACTACAAGAGGATATACTCCTAGTGTTTTTTCAGAATTAGCACAATTATTAGAGAGAACTGGTACTTCTTCAAAAGGCACAATTACAGCTTTCTACAATGTATTGGTTGAAGGTGATGATTTGGACGAGCCTATTACTGATGCTGTGAGAGGTATATTAGACGGGCACATTGTTTTATCTAGAGATTTAGCTAATAGAGGACATTTCCCTGCTATTGATATAAATAAAAGCATATCTAGGATTATGAATGAAGTTGTTTCTAATATGCATAAAAAAGCTGCTAGAGAGTTTTTGAAAATGAGTGCTGATTATAATGAAGTTAAAGAGCTTATTATGATTGGCGGTTATGCTAAGGGAAGTATGCCTGAAGTTGATAGGGCTATAGAATATAAACCTTTGATGGATAGGTATTTACAGCAGGATATGTATGAGCTTTCTAGTTTTGCAGACAGTAAAGAAAATCTGCTTTCTATGTTTTATTCTAAAAATGAAATAGAAGAGGATTTACTTAATAATGGCGATGTAAAAAGTGCAAATGACTATAAAGAAATTTCCGATAATGTTAAACAGGAAGACAGTGTTGTAATATTATAA
- the fliH gene encoding flagellar assembly protein FliH has product MPEKVFKAKSIVELTQKVNIAVPHHKLQEEIDFEEQEEYHGPSIEEIEAEIAGLRAQWEEDLKDMRRKAADEAQRIIEDAKNQAFEIFKAKQNEVHIMSEQAKVDASRIIQDANAEKERIQNESESIKEAAYKEGYAKGYDEGFEKSFADGNNDLTKLNEKLKKILAETINKRNEIIDTAEAQLIEVAILIAKRVVKMLTEKDKGIVIRNIQEALRRIKGRTKITIRVNIDDLEISARHKDEFYQMLDKIEGVTVLEDPNVDVGGCMIETDFGDIDARINTQLNEIETAIKEVEPIKGF; this is encoded by the coding sequence ATGCCAGAAAAGGTTTTTAAGGCTAAAAGTATTGTTGAACTTACTCAGAAAGTTAATATAGCTGTACCTCATCATAAGCTTCAAGAGGAGATAGATTTTGAAGAACAGGAAGAGTATCATGGTCCTTCTATAGAGGAGATTGAGGCAGAGATTGCTGGACTTAGAGCTCAGTGGGAAGAAGATTTAAAAGACATGAGAAGAAAGGCTGCTGATGAGGCTCAGAGAATTATAGAAGATGCTAAAAATCAGGCTTTTGAAATTTTTAAAGCTAAGCAAAATGAAGTTCATATTATGTCTGAACAGGCTAAAGTAGATGCTTCAAGAATCATACAAGATGCTAATGCTGAAAAAGAAAGAATACAAAATGAGTCTGAATCTATAAAAGAAGCTGCATACAAAGAAGGATATGCTAAAGGTTATGATGAAGGCTTTGAAAAATCTTTTGCTGACGGCAATAATGATTTAACTAAACTTAATGAAAAGTTAAAAAAGATATTAGCTGAAACTATTAATAAGAGAAATGAAATAATAGATACAGCAGAAGCTCAGCTTATAGAAGTTGCTATACTTATTGCTAAGAGAGTAGTAAAAATGCTCACAGAAAAAGACAAGGGTATAGTAATAAGGAATATTCAAGAGGCATTAAGAAGAATTAAAGGAAGAACTAAAATCACTATAAGAGTAAATATTGATGATTTAGAGATTTCTGCAAGGCATAAAGATGAGTTTTATCAGATGCTTGATAAGATTGAGGGTGTTACTGTATTAGAAGACCCTAATGTTGATGTGGGCGGTTGTATGATAGAAACTGATTTCGGCGACATTGATGCTAGAATTAACACTCAATTAAATGAAATAGAAACTGCTATAAAAGAAGTAGAGCCTATAAAAGGATTTTAA